The following is a genomic window from Prunus persica cultivar Lovell chromosome G7, Prunus_persica_NCBIv2, whole genome shotgun sequence.
ACATTTGTgtgtgatgagagagagatttctACTAATCTAAAACTAGAGggtaaaataaattggaaattaagcTCAGAGAACAGTGCATGGAAGCAAAACCAAATATTCCTCCATATAATTTCTGCTAaatgtaaaaacaaacaactgaCCGATACAAAAGGCATGAGTGGGTTCTTAATTAAACCTTTTTGGCTCTTTGCAAAAATTCCAGtgaagttcgttgtgaaacTATGGCCCTTCAAACCaatttttttcacattttggagaaaagagagttgaatttttgcttcttttagaatctttttttaaagttaacGTGAAATTGGATCCAGATGAAAACTTTAAtaatcttctcttctttttttaataaaaagttttCCGGCGAATTTCACCAGAACATTGCAACACAGATGCACACAGATGGCAGAGCAAATGCGAGCAAATTGTGGAATTGACCAACAAGAGAAACAAAGCGAATGAAAGGATGAAAATAGAtgaacaaaccacaaccatcACAATTGTACAGGAGCACACATAGACAGcttaaataaacataatataaagTTTATAAACTTACAGAAGCTTTGAATTTCTCAAGCTCTTTCTCTTGTTTGTGTTGGAGCTGTCGCTGTAGTGCCTGATTCTCCTCGGACATTCTGATTCTCCTTGCACGAATCTGAGACTGCACACGAGCAAGAGTCTGCATGCATCTTAGTGTGGTAGTTGCTTGCCGTTTAACAGATTGGCCCTCTATCAATGatttcaacctcaccaacccCCTCAAAGCCCGCAATGCCCTTCTTGCCTGAAAATCACAAATTACATAAAAGCTCACTTAACACATACAGCTCATAGCTCAATAATGGACATAGAGATGGTCAGACAGAGAATCGAAGggggaaaagaaacaaaacgaaaaaacaaagaaaaaagaaagccaGAAGAATTGAACCTGCTTGCGTGACGAGGACGACGGCGCGACGGctgaagaagaacaaggatGGCTGCAACAATGGTTTCACGCAGAGGAAAGGAAAGGTTCTTCGGGTTCGGCGGCTCTGAAatcagagagagggagaggaaaaaaatcgaagaaggaagaagaaacccctaaatcgtgtgttttagttgtgatgatcctgtgtgtgtgtgcgtacGGTAGTATTTTAGATACCCAATACAAAACAGCCACATGTtaactatatataaaatataaaatataaatatataaaatatataaaatatatattaattaattatattggaCCGGTTCGGATTGGACCGGTTCCTTGTAGTAgaaaaccggaaccggaaccggtctgaaccggttcggtttggatttgactcggtttttgacttttttagtCAACACGGTTTTTTCCGGAttttttcggtttggtttggttcggttttgcGGTTTTGCGGTTCTAATGCCCACCCCTatctccaccaccaacaaattttcaattttccaaaCGATATTATCCCTTAATATCTGACGAGGGCAGGACAGTCATTTCACCTGCATCATCTCCTCCTAGTCCAATAGCTTGTACAGgggaacaagaaaagaaaatccgAAGCTCCAATTCTGAGCCACTCAGCAGAGAAAGTGAGTTCCATGGCCAGAACTTAAAAAACCACCCTACCAAAAATTGCAACTTTTCAACAGAAATCAATCAATGGCGTCAATAGCCACCTGCTTCACACTTCCACCGAAGCCGAGTTCTCGCCTCGTGTTCAAAGCCTCACTTTTCCCCAACCGTCCCAAAACCTTTCGTCTTATCCAAACGCCCATTTTCGCGGGCTTTGGTGCGAAGTTTCGAGAATCTAGGGTTTTCGTGCCGGCTGTGAAGGCAAGCCTCGACGCCACCACTGCAATTAGGCCCGGCGGTGCTGTCGAGAGCGATAAGTTGCCTTCAGATGTGAGAAAGCGAGCAATGGAAGCTGTGGACTCTTGCGGAGGAAGAGTGACGATTGGTGACGTGGCTGGCAGGGCTGGGCTCAAGCTCAATGAAGCTCAGAATGCTTTGCAAGCTCTCGCTGCTGACACAGAAGGCTTCTTGGAGGTacttattttcaaaaatttatgtacttgtacacatatatgtatgtgaTAGTTGTTGGGAGGTTGTGTTTGTGAAGAAAGAGAATGGGGTCTGTAGCTTTGTTTAGTTACTTTTACAAATTGTGTTAGTGGGTGAGTGCAATTGTTGTTTTCAAGATGGTCTCAACAGGTCTCGGATGAAGGTGATGTACTCTATGTTTTCCCCAAGGATTATCGAGCAAAGCTTGTAGGCAAATCTTTTAGAATGAAAGTTGAGCCTCTGCTTGAGAAGGCAAAGGTAGTGATTATTtgtggaatttgattttttgttgaagtttgtTTTGTAACTAATGTTTGGCAATTGGCACTAATACCATGCCTTTTGACAGGCCGGGGCCGAGTATGTAGCAAGGGTTTCATTTGGAACTGCCCTAATTGCTTCCATTGTTCTTGTTTATACTGCAATTGTTGTTGCTCTGTCTTCTGGTAGAAGGTAAATTTTTAGGGCAccattattgtttttattgatAAATACGTTTATATTGTGGGAAGGATGGTTGACTCTAGTGTTTTGGTTACAGTGAAGATGACAATCGTGGAAGACGGGGAGGAAGGTCGTATGATTCGGGGTTCAATTTTTACTTCAGCCCCACTGACCTCTTTTGGTAATGCATTCTATACTTGCATGTTAAATATGCTTTTCATAACAACATGGAAGGGTTTCTGGTTTAGTTATTTTATTCGTTGAAACTTGGAAGAGACTTTTGCTCACACTTCCCttactatttatttcattAAGGTACTGGGATCCATATTACTATAGGAGGCGACGACCACAAACAGATGATAATAAGATGAAATTCGTTGAATCTGTATGTGTTGGTCTGAatcattctttatttttgttggctCTTTCCTAGTTTTGTTTAAACTGAAAGTATTGACTTTataaatgttttcttttagatTTTCTCATTTGTATTTGGCGATGGTGATCCAAACCAAGGAATCGAAGAAGAGAGATGGAAGTTGGTAATAATCGAGCACTGAGTTCAGTGGTTCGTTGCTTTCAACAATTTGTTTCAGTTTATTGGTTGTGTTCGTATACCTTTTAGTTCAAGTTCATTTCTCCCTTGTTAGAGTTTAAACTAGTAATTAGGGGTATATATAATTCTCTCCCCTTCCTCTCAAGCTACATGTACATATTGCCCCTTAAAATCTTGTGAAGACTTTTTTATACTGGAATTTGAAATAAGTTATGGTGTCTTCTTGTAAATTCTTATGCAATTCCTTGATGGAATACTTTGAAAGAGTCTGCATCAGTTTACAACTTTGTTGAGGtctcttgtatttttttacattttatcATCATTTAAAGCATTATCATTATATGGAAATGATACTCTAATCATAATATCTTTTGTGTatagttagtaaaatacgAGAGAGGAAacatatgaataaaatatgtCCTCGTGTTATTCatcaatatttaaataataataaattatgcTGAAACATTCGGCAATTATATAGTACTTAAGTATTctttatttaagttttttgaatgtctttttattcaataatatgtgaaaaagACATGTATAAAACATGCATTTTACCTGCATTAGTTGAAAATTTGTAAATAATACATGTgccaaacatgaaaaatgcGTATGTAAACATATAATACGTGTATAGTGcctttgattttaaaaatgtgTATTTTACTGCATTTTTTTAGAAATGTACGGGAAAGGaagtatttttgaaaaatacatacgtaCATGTATAACATGAGTATTATACACGAAATTACTATATTTAGAATTCAacagaaggaagaaaaaagggaatcataaaattta
Proteins encoded in this region:
- the LOC18771895 gene encoding uncharacterized protein At5g03900, chloroplastic, which encodes MASIATCFTLPPKPSSRLVFKASLFPNRPKTFRLIQTPIFAGFGAKFRESRVFVPAVKASLDATTAIRPGGAVESDKLPSDVRKRAMEAVDSCGGRVTIGDVAGRAGLKLNEAQNALQALAADTEGFLEVSDEGDVLYVFPKDYRAKLVGKSFRMKVEPLLEKAKAGAEYVARVSFGTALIASIVLVYTAIVVALSSGRSEDDNRGRRGGRSYDSGFNFYFSPTDLFWYWDPYYYRRRRPQTDDNKMKFVESIFSFVFGDGDPNQGIEEERWKLIGQYIASNGGVVAAEELAPYLDVETSGGTLNDETYILPVLLRYEGQPVIDEEGNILYQFPSLQRTASTPRSGRKEYVGRRWTDFVGGVDKFFKEKKWQFSNTSITERAMVAGLGGLNLFGVIFLGAILKDTSIAPVGFIKFITGIFPLLQIYAGSFFAIPLFRWFIVLKTNADIEKRNQARQQCARALELPDLSLRRKLLSARDMAQRTFIGQDRIVYSTDRDLVEQDYEAQEWDKRFREIEKSD